A window of Chaetodon auriga isolate fChaAug3 chromosome 2, fChaAug3.hap1, whole genome shotgun sequence contains these coding sequences:
- the LOC143330126 gene encoding odorant receptor 131-2-like — MNLSSVNGTSTAAGSQRDTFTTAVTKNIIVTALCISINYINGTLVHTFRKHQIFSSSPRYILFIHLVINDMMQLLLSTFLHIISYTLYRINVSFCLILLIITILTTLNTPLNLAGMAVECYIAICIPLRHGQICTVRKTYILIGLIWVASAFSILPDLFILLATEPLQFFHSKLFCARDYVFRSTYSLKKRDVSHFVCLALVWLTLFYTYFRILFTAKEATVDIKKARNTILLHGFQLLLCMLTYVRYTFEQALLHLFPKQFLAVRFASYVIVQILPRFISPIVYGLRDQAFRRYVRRYLLCKASLRNHPETSPCQT, encoded by the exons ATGAATTTGTCATCTGTGAATGGAACTTCAACTGCAGCTGGGAGTCAGCGGGACACCTTCACAACAGCTGTGACCAAGAACATCATCGTCACAGCCCTCTGCATCTCCATTAACTACATCAATGGCACTCTGGTCCACACATTCAGAAAGCACcag ATCTTCAGTTCAAGCCCTCGTTACATTCTGTTCATCCACCTGGTGATAAACGACATGATGCAGCTGCTCCTGTCAACTTTTCTCCACATCATCAGCTACACCCTTTACAGAATCAACGTATCCTTCTGCCTCATCCTGctcatcatcaccatcctcacCACCCTCAACACCCCACTAAATCTGGCCGGCATGGCAGTCGAGTGCTACATCGCCATCTGCATCCCCCTCCGTCATGGACAGATCTGCACCGTCAGGAAAACCTACATCCTGATTGGCTTGATCTGGGTTGCCAGCGCGTTCTCCATCCTCCCAGATCTCTTCATCCTCTTGGCCACAGAGCCGCTGCAGTTTTTTCACTCCAAGTTGTTTTGTGCAAGAGATTATGTCTTCAGAAGCACTTACAGCCTGAAGAAGAGGGACGTCTCACACTTCGTTTGTCTCGCCCTGGTCTGGCTCACACTCTTCTACACTTACTTCAGGATTCTGTTCACTGCCAAGGAAGCAACTGTGGACATTAAGAAAGCCAGAAACACTATTCTCCTCCATGGTTTCCAGTTACTCTTATGTATGCTGACTTACGTTAGATACACATTTGAACAAGCTCTCCTCCACTTGTTCCCCAAGCAGTTCCTGGCAGTACGCTTTGCATCCTACGTCATTGTCCAGATCCTGCCACGGTTCATTAGTCCAATTGTGTATGGCCTGCGAGACCAGGCCTTCAGGAGATATGTGAGAAGGTACCTGCTTTGTAAAGCGAGCCTGAGAAACCACCCAGAAACGTCACCATGCCAAACATGA
- the LOC143330581 gene encoding odorant receptor 131-2-like, with translation MVINDAIQLTVTITLFVLSYIVYKINVSFCCFFILVAVFTTRNTPVNLASMAIERYIAICKPLRHPQICTVRRTYVVIGLIWFICVAPDITDLFVTLATESLSFFHDSVFCLRQNVFKDPILAYKRQIFDIIYFSCVFLTLVFTYLRILFAARALSTEKMSAQRARNTILLHGAQLAMCMLSYISPSVEIVLRLIFPGRILEIRFANYLIVYILPRFLSPIIYGVRDKKFRKYLKMHLLSNRCRAKQPTVAPLDNNDM, from the coding sequence ATGGTGATCAATGATGCCATCCAGCTGACCGTCACGATCACACTTTTTGTCCTCAGCTACATCGTCTATAAGATTAACGtctccttctgctgcttcttcatccTGGTGGCGGTCTTCACCACCAGAAACACCCCGGTCAATTTAGCTAGCATGGCCATAGAGCGCTACATTGCCATTTGTAAGCCTTTACGTCACCCCCAAATCTGCACAGTGAGAAGGACTTACGTTGTCATCGGGTTGATTTGGTTTATTTGTGTGGCTCCAGATATCACAGATCTATTTGTGACTCTGGCAACGGAGTCCCTGAGCTTCTTTCACGACTCGGTGTTCTGCTTGCGCCAGAATGTGTTTAAAGACCCGATCCTGGCGTACAAAAGACAAATCTTCGATATCATCTActtctcctgtgtgtttctgactcTGGTCTTCACCTATCTGAGGATCCTGTTTGCAGCGAGGGCCCTCTCCACAGAGAAGATGTCAGCCCAGAGGGCCAGAAACACCATCCTGCTCCACGGGGCCCAGCTGGCCATGTGCATGCTCTCCTACATCTCCCCGAGCGTGGAGATCGTTCTGCGTCTGATCTTCCCGGGACGAATTCTAGAAATCAGATTCGCAAACTACCTGATCGTCTACATCCTGCCTCGGTTCCTGAGCCCGATAATCTACGGCGTCAGAGACAAAAAGTTCAGGAAGTACCTCAAGATGCACCTTCTGAGCAACAGGTGCAGGGCCAAACAGCCGACGGTGGCCCCCCTGGACAACAATGACATGTAA
- the LOC143330589 gene encoding odorant receptor 131-2-like: protein MLVWLALSIINGSMVHTFLQHSLFYENPRYIMFISMVVNDALQLSLVTALYVVSYIFRKIHASVCCFLIMTAVLTTRSTPLILAGMAVERYIAICFPLHYSQMCTVPRTLLLICVILILTATPPVSDLLITVINEPLSFFHSTIFCDHPLLFRHRSIYYKNCVFDGVYLSFVALTLLYTYCKIMLTARAASAGLVSVKRARNTVLLHGVQLLLCMLAFVVPSLQAALISLFPRFSLEIRYIFFLVVYIIPRFMSPVIYGFRDELFRKYWTRYLACRSQSIVRIRPAFLKVNL from the exons ATGCTGGTGTGGCTAGCCCTCAGCATCATCAACGGCAGCATGGTGCACACCTTCCTTCAGCACAG TCTCTTCTATGAGAACCCCCGATACATCATGTTCATCTCCATGGTGGTCAACgatgctctgcagctcagcctcgTCACTGCTCTCTACGTGGTCAGCTACATCTTCAGGAAGATCCAcgcctctgtctgctgctttctg ATCATGACGGCGGTCCTCACCACCCGCTCCACCCCTCTCATCCTGGCCGGCATGGCAGTGGAGCGCTACATCGCCATCTGCTTCCCGTTGCACTACAGCCAGATGTGCACCGTCCCTCgcaccctcctcctcatctgcgtcatcctcatcctcaccgcCACCCCGCCCGTCTCCGACCTCCTCATCACCGTCATCAACGAGCCTCTGAGTTTCTTCCACTCCACCATTTTTTGCGACCACCCGCTTCTCTTTCGCCACCGGTCCATCTACTACAAGAACTGCGTGTTTGATGGGGTGTACCTGTCCTTCGTGGCTCTGACGCTGCTCTACACCTACTGTAAGATCATGCTGACGGCACGAGCCGCCTCAGCAGGCCTGGTCTCCGTCAAGAGAGCGAGGAACACTGTGCTGCTTCACGGGGTGCAG ctgctgctgtgcatgctTGCCTTTGTGGTTCCTTCCCTTCAGGCCGCTCTCATCTCCCTCTTCCCCCGCTTCAGTCTGGAGATTCGTTACATCTTCTTCCTGGTCGTCTACATCATCCCTCGTTTCATGAGCCCTGTGATCTACGGTTTCCGGGACGAGCTTTTCAGGAAGTACTGGACCCGGTACCTCGCTTGTCGAAGCCAAAGTATCGTCAGGATCAGACCGGCGTTCCTCAAAGTGAACCTGTAG
- the LOC143330598 gene encoding odorant receptor 131-2-like has protein sequence MNSTRHLDSLTDALSKNFISFAVGFIINCINGAFVYTYFKNQVFQQDPRYVLYIHLVINDMIMLTASVTLQIVTYTLPVNLASCCIILIILVTTNRNSPLNLAGMAVERYIAVCRPLHHVQICTAQRAYALIALIWGISFIPSLTDVIIILATQPLSAFSRSIICHPGYVYNTQYHKTQSMVLLFSFVFLTLIITYLKVLCTARAVSGSNQASARNARNTILLHGVQLLIYMLTFISPFINLSLVTTWPRDRTKILFTTFLFINVLPRLLSPLIYGVRDKKFSSHMRRHIRCKCCSSEEKRVNLIGPQTIWTRHVDFDVS, from the exons ATGAACTCAACCAGACATCTGGACAGCTTGACTGATGCCCTCTCAAAGAACTTCATCAGCTTTGCTGTTGGCTTCATCATCAACTGCATCAACGGAGCGTTTGTCTACACCTACTTCAAGAACCAGGTCTTCCAGCAGGACCCCAG GTATGTGCTGTACATCCATTTGGTGATCAACGACATGATTATGCTGACAGCTTCTGTGACACTGCAGATCGTCACCTACACCCTTCCTGTCAACTTGGCTTCCTGCTGCATCATACTGATCATCTTAGTTACCACCAACAG GAACAGCCCTCTGAACCTGGCTGGCATGGCAGTCGAGCGTTACATCGCTGTTTGTCGACCTCTTCATCACGTCCAGATCTGTACTGCACAGCGAGCCTATGCTCTCATCGCGCTGATCTGGGGCATCTCCTTCATCCCCTCCCTCACAgatgtcatcatcatcctcgCCACCCAGCCCCTCTCAGCCTTCTCCAGGAGCATCATCTGTCACCCTGGCTATGTGTACAACACACAGTACCACAAGACCCAAAGCATG GTGCTTCTGTTTTCCTTCGTCTTCCTGACTTTGATCATCACCTACCTGAAGGTCCTCTGCACCGCCCGGGCAGTGTCCGGTTCAAACCAGGCCTCAGCCAGAAACGCCCGCAACACCATCCTGCTGCACGGAGTCCAGCTCCTCATCTACATGCTGACCTTCATCTCTCCCTTCATCAACCTCAGTTTAGTCACCACTTGGCCACGTGACAGAACCAagatcctcttcaccaccttcCTGTTTATCAATGTGCTTCCACGTCTGCTCAGTCCGCTCATCTACGGCGTCAGAGACAAGAAGTTCAGCAGCCACATGAGGCGGCACATCCGCTGtaaatgctgcagctctgaagaAAAGAGGGTGAACCTGATCGGACCCCAGACGATATGGACGAGACACGTTGATTTTGATGTGAGCTGA